One segment of Salvia splendens isolate huo1 chromosome 20, SspV2, whole genome shotgun sequence DNA contains the following:
- the LOC121782958 gene encoding transcription factor bHLH68-like: MMARNPNSWSMNIGMHPQSQFVYASNSSNPSSTTSSADPQHPSQEFPVRSWSQLLLGGLGGGEEERFGGGLFHQQKKMENWEDQVMNLNPSYQSVDVKQESAQSSSCQIYDDEVQKNSWPHHHQVMPISSPTSCVTSLSNNIFNFSAAAEPEGKNHLHSQDHSSECNSTITGGASKKARVQHSSAQPALKVRKEKLGDRITALHQLVSPFGKTDTASVLSEAIGYIRFLQGQIEALSSPYMRNASVGTSHHPQHSVQERNCLFPEEESQSEGAHKDLRSRGLCLVPISCTQNVGNETGADYWSPAALGGGF, from the exons ATGATGGCTAGAAACCCTAATTCGTGGAGCATGAATATTGGCATGCATCCACAATCTCAATTTGTTTATGCTTCCAattcttcaaatccatcttcaaCCACTTCCTCTGCTGATCCTCAACATCCCTCTCAAGAATTCCCAGTTAGATCTTGGAGCCAATTGCTTCT GGGTGGATTGGGAGGAGGAGAAGAGGAGAGATTTGGAGGAGGCCTCTTCCATCAACAAAAGAAGATGGAGAATTGGGAAGATCAAGTGATGAATTTGAATCCAAGTTATCAAAGTGTTGATGTGAAGCAAGAATCAGCTCAATCTTCAAGTTGCCAAATTTATGATGATGAAGTCCAAAAAAATTCATGGCCTCACCACCATCAAGTCATGCCTATCTCTTCTCCAACTTCATGCGTCACATCTCTTAGCAACAACATCTTCAACTTCTCCGCTGCCGCGGAGCCGGAGGGGAAGAACCACCTCCATAGCCAAGACCATTCATCCGAG TGTAACAGCACTATTACTGGTGGGGCATCTAAGAAGGCAAGGGTTCAACATTCTTCAGCCCAACCAGCTCTCAAG GTGAGAAAGGAGAAATTGGGAGATAGAATAACAGCACTTCACCAACTTGTTTCCCCTTTTGGCAAG ACTGACACTGCTTCTGTTCTGTCAGAAGCAATTGGCTACATTAGATTCCTTCAAGGCCAGATCGAG GCACTAAGCTCTCCCTACATGCGCAATGCATCAGTAGGTACAAGTCATCATCCTCAACATTCT GTTCAAGAAAGGAATTGTTTATTTCCCGAAGAG GAGTCACAAAGTGAAGGGGCTCATAAGGACTTGAGAAGTAGAGGGTTGTGTTTGGTTCCCATATCTTGCACTCAAAATGTGGGAAACGAGACCGGCGCCGACTACTGGTCTCCGGCGGCTTTAGGAGGAGGGTTTTAG